In Nitrosospira briensis C-128, a genomic segment contains:
- a CDS encoding c-type cytochrome — protein sequence MSVSRILQYLLLLLGSFCAHAFPLVPASAQSAISIEFKDNGQTVKALSLDELRAIAPVASIKVFEVHENAERIYRALPARPVFDKVFGKGWEKAREIIFTSIDGYQPSIPVMKLLAHDAYFAFAHEDGTPFTLTNRLQNNEIVQLGPLYLVWDNTKSKELLDAGASDMPYQIKRIELKFMPPFPNMTPPARSSAEAQRGFMHFRQHCMACHTINGEGGGKAPELNYPISVTEYIKPEYLKRWIMSPQSIRYNTTMPGLTGAILDRETATEELIAYLKAMSNAKRVPANP from the coding sequence ATGAGCGTCTCAAGAATTCTGCAATATCTCCTGCTCTTGCTCGGCAGCTTTTGCGCCCATGCGTTCCCGCTTGTGCCCGCATCGGCACAAAGCGCCATTAGTATCGAGTTCAAGGACAACGGCCAAACCGTCAAGGCTCTGTCCCTGGATGAGCTTCGCGCTATCGCACCCGTGGCTTCGATAAAGGTTTTTGAGGTGCACGAAAATGCGGAGCGTATTTATCGCGCTTTGCCAGCTCGACCTGTATTTGATAAGGTATTCGGGAAGGGTTGGGAAAAGGCGCGGGAGATCATCTTCACGTCCATTGACGGGTATCAGCCCAGCATTCCGGTGATGAAGTTACTCGCACATGACGCCTATTTCGCCTTCGCGCATGAGGATGGCACGCCGTTTACATTGACTAATAGGCTGCAAAACAATGAAATCGTGCAACTCGGGCCGCTCTACCTGGTCTGGGACAATACCAAGTCAAAAGAATTGCTCGATGCCGGCGCATCGGACATGCCCTACCAGATCAAGCGCATCGAGCTTAAATTCATGCCGCCTTTTCCAAATATGACGCCCCCTGCAAGATCATCAGCGGAGGCGCAGCGCGGATTCATGCATTTTCGACAGCACTGCATGGCATGCCACACTATCAACGGTGAAGGCGGAGGTAAGGCGCCAGAACTCAATTACCCGATAAGCGTGACCGAATATATCAAACCCGAGTATCTGAAGCGCTGGATTATGAGCCCGCAGAGTATCCGGTACAACACAACGATGCCGGGGCTTACCGGCGCGATCCTCGACCGTGAAACGGCCACTGAAGAGCTCATTGCCTATCTCAAGGCGATGAGCAATGCCAAGCGCGTTCCGGCGAATCCATGA